From Kamptonema formosum PCC 6407, a single genomic window includes:
- the petP gene encoding cytochrome b6f subunit PetP produces the protein MSIEVGQRVKVRRLRDRVPANIIGKLKQNPVGTVDGFRMVDGSGVGVVVKFDDANFATWFFEDELEPI, from the coding sequence GTGTCTATAGAAGTAGGTCAGAGAGTCAAGGTGCGCCGTCTTAGAGACCGGGTACCTGCAAATATCATCGGTAAGTTGAAGCAAAATCCAGTTGGCACAGTTGATGGTTTCAGAATGGTTGACGGCAGCGGAGTAGGCGTAGTTGTCAAGTTTGATGACGCTAACTTTGCGACGTGGTTCTTTGAAGATGAGCTAGAACCTATTTAG